Proteins co-encoded in one Meiothermus sp. genomic window:
- a CDS encoding DUF4160 domain-containing protein yields the protein MPTVLRIGPYRFFFYANENEEPAHIHVQRDRALAKFWLKPVAYASSSGFSAQELSKLLKLVEENKEVFEEAWNEFFSR from the coding sequence GTGCCTACGGTTTTGCGTATCGGCCCGTATCGTTTTTTCTTCTATGCCAACGAGAATGAGGAGCCTGCACATATCCATGTTCAGCGAGACCGCGCTTTGGCAAAGTTTTGGCTTAAACCCGTGGCATATGCGAGCAGTAGCGGCTTTTCTGCGCAGGAGCTATCGAAGCTGCTCAAGCTTGTAGAAGAAAACAAGGAAGTGTTTGAGGAGGCATGGAATGAGTTCTTTAGCCGCTAA
- a CDS encoding DUF2442 domain-containing protein, whose product MSSLAAKPILASAVECTEDELIVTLSDGRRLAVPIVWFPRLAKADPQERAEYELLGNGEGIHWPRIDEDISVAGLLEGRPSVEFRRSG is encoded by the coding sequence ATGAGTTCTTTAGCCGCTAAACCTATTCTTGCCAGTGCAGTCGAGTGCACCGAGGACGAACTTATCGTCACACTATCGGACGGCCGACGTTTGGCTGTGCCCATCGTCTGGTTTCCCCGCCTGGCAAAAGCCGATCCGCAGGAGCGTGCCGAGTATGAGTTGCTCGGTAATGGGGAGGGCATTCACTGGCCCAGAATTGACGAAGATATCTCCGTTGCAGGGCTTCTTGAGGGTAGGCCTTCGGTTGAGTTTCGGCGCAGCGGATGA
- a CDS encoding carbohydrate ABC transporter permease translates to MIGRVLQYTVLFIATLFFLLPVYLVIVTAFKEPSAITLSSTWQLPQVWYWESFTQAWTAFAPKLQNSFFLTITATILSALLGSLNGYVLAKWKFPGANIVFPLMLFGMFIPYQAVLIPLFQFVREIGLGGSLWGLILVHVVYGLPITTLIFRNYYAEIPDEMIEAGRIDGAGFFGIYSRIVFPLSVPGFVVVIIWQFTQIWNEFLFAVTLVSSPANQPITVALAQLAGGEAVKWNLPMAGALLAALPTLLVYIFLGRYFIRGLLAGSVKG, encoded by the coding sequence ATGATCGGGCGCGTCCTGCAATACACAGTTCTGTTTATCGCTACGCTGTTTTTCCTGCTGCCGGTGTACCTGGTTATCGTCACCGCGTTCAAGGAACCCTCGGCCATCACCCTGAGCAGCACCTGGCAACTACCCCAGGTCTGGTACTGGGAGAGCTTCACCCAGGCCTGGACGGCCTTTGCACCCAAGCTGCAAAACAGCTTCTTCCTCACCATCACCGCCACCATCCTCTCGGCCCTGCTGGGCTCCCTGAACGGCTACGTGCTGGCCAAATGGAAGTTCCCTGGGGCCAACATCGTCTTCCCGCTGATGCTCTTTGGGATGTTTATTCCCTACCAAGCGGTGTTGATTCCCCTGTTCCAGTTTGTGCGCGAGATTGGGCTGGGCGGTAGCCTGTGGGGCCTGATTCTGGTGCACGTGGTGTACGGCCTGCCCATCACCACCCTGATCTTCCGCAACTACTACGCCGAAATCCCCGACGAGATGATCGAAGCCGGGCGCATCGACGGCGCGGGCTTCTTCGGCATCTACAGCCGCATCGTGTTTCCGCTCTCGGTGCCGGGGTTTGTGGTGGTGATCATCTGGCAGTTTACGCAAATCTGGAACGAGTTTTTGTTCGCCGTAACCCTGGTGAGCAGCCCCGCCAACCAGCCCATTACGGTGGCGCTGGCCCAGCTCGCCGGCGGCGAGGCGGTCAAGTGGAACCTCCCCATGGCCGGCGCCTTGCTAGCAGCGCTACCAACGCTATTGGTGTATATCTTCCTGGGCCGCTACTTCATCCGGGGGCTTTTGGCGGGGTCGGTGAAGGGGTAG
- a CDS encoding carbohydrate ABC transporter permease: MRWFNNKDTLYGFLVILPSLVLLGIFVYGFIFQTFYTSLTDWGKDPAQALSANPQIRFIGFENYRELFTGLVDSRFRQDLVNTFFFTVFFILGCLSVGLGLAIVLDRSPRGEGFFRTIFLFPMSLSFIVTGTIWRWMLQPQGGVNQLPTLVGLPKGEFAWLTSREQIWQVSWNDLPFITALVVSAVLIFIAITAFRGGERRRGYIASGSAALLLLWAFTLGRSLQPLPYDEPHGFNLAFIGIILAAVWQMSGYTMALYLAGLRGIPEELREAARVDGASEWQLYQRVIFPLLAPITLSAMIILGHISLKIFDLIFAMAGADNAPTDVPALLMYLTTFRANQIAKGAAIGMILLLLVAAVIVPYLYSQLKSEVRR; the protein is encoded by the coding sequence ATGCGCTGGTTCAACAACAAAGATACCCTGTACGGCTTCCTGGTCATCCTGCCCTCGCTGGTGCTGCTGGGCATTTTCGTGTACGGTTTTATCTTTCAGACCTTTTATACCTCCCTCACCGACTGGGGCAAAGACCCGGCCCAGGCCCTCTCGGCCAACCCGCAGATTCGCTTCATCGGCTTTGAAAACTACCGCGAACTCTTTACGGGCCTGGTAGATTCTCGCTTCCGTCAGGACTTAGTGAACACCTTTTTCTTCACGGTGTTTTTTATCCTGGGCTGCCTGAGTGTGGGCCTGGGGCTGGCCATCGTGCTCGACCGAAGCCCCCGGGGCGAGGGGTTTTTCCGCACCATCTTTTTGTTCCCCATGTCGCTCTCGTTCATCGTCACCGGCACCATCTGGCGCTGGATGCTACAGCCGCAGGGCGGCGTCAACCAGCTTCCCACCCTGGTAGGGCTGCCCAAGGGCGAGTTTGCCTGGCTGACCAGCCGCGAGCAAATCTGGCAGGTAAGCTGGAACGACCTGCCTTTCATCACCGCCCTGGTGGTGAGCGCTGTGCTGATATTTATCGCTATCACGGCCTTTAGAGGGGGTGAGCGGCGGCGGGGTTACATCGCCTCCGGCTCGGCAGCCTTGCTGCTCTTGTGGGCCTTCACCCTGGGCCGTAGCCTGCAACCCCTCCCCTACGACGAGCCCCACGGCTTCAACCTGGCCTTTATCGGCATCATTCTGGCGGCAGTCTGGCAGATGTCGGGCTACACCATGGCCCTCTACCTGGCCGGGCTGCGCGGCATCCCCGAGGAGTTGCGCGAGGCTGCGCGGGTAGACGGGGCCTCGGAGTGGCAGCTCTACCAGCGGGTGATCTTCCCGTTGCTGGCCCCCATCACCCTCTCGGCCATGATTATCCTGGGCCACATCTCCCTCAAAATCTTCGACCTGATTTTTGCCATGGCCGGGGCCGACAACGCCCCCACCGACGTGCCGGCCCTGCTCATGTACCTGACCACCTTCCGGGCCAATCAGATTGCCAAAGGCGCGGCCATCGGCATGATTCTGCTATTGCTGGTAGCTGCCGTGATTGTGCCCTACCTGTACAGCCAGCTCAAAAGCGAGGTGCGGCGATGA